The window AGGAGGAGCGCAAGCGGCGCGAGCTGGAGGAGGCGCAGCGGCGCGAGGCGGAGCGGCAGGCCGAGGAGGCCCGGCTGCGCGCCGAGGAGGCCCGCCGCAAGGCCGAGGAGGAACAGGCCCGGCTGCTCGCGGAGGAGCGGGCACGGGCGGAGGCCGAGGCGCGCCGCAAGGCCGAGGAGGAGCAGCGGCGTCTGCAGGCCGAGGAGGAGGAGCGGCTGCGCGCCGAGGCCGAGGCGCGGCGGATGGAGAAGCAGCGCAAGGCGGAGGAGGCCCTGCGCCGGGCCGAGGAGGCCCGGCGGGCGGCGGAGCAGGCAGCGGCCACCGCGCAGACGGGTCCGCGCCGGTCCACGGAGCCCTCGGCCGCGGCGGTGCCGCCGGAGGCGATGACCGTGCCGACGCCGGTGGTGACGCCGACGAACGCGTCGGGCGGGCCCGTGGACGAGACCGCGGTGCTGCCGCCGGTGCGGGACGAGCGGCCGGCCGGTGAGCCTTCGGGCGAGGGCTCGGAGCGGGGCACGGGCCGGGGCTCGGACCAGGCCAGGGGCCGTGGCTCGGGCGAGGACTCCCGTGGGATGTCGCGTGGGCCGGCGGAGTCGGGGCGGCCGCGGACGGCTGGTGAGTCGGAGTCCGAGGTGACCGCGAAGCTGCCGAAGCCCGTGGTGGCGCCGGGCGCCGCAGACGAGACGGCCGTACTGCCGCCCGTCCCGCCGGGAGCCGTGGACGAGACCGCCGTGCTGCCGGCCTTCACGCCGGGGGCCGCGGACGAGACGGCGGTCCTGCCTCCGGTGCGCGGGGAGGACCCCGCGGACCGGTTCCCGCCCGGTTTCTTCCGGGACGAGCGGGACGGACGGGGCGAGCGGTCGCGGGCCGTTCGGCACGACGACGGCGACGACCGTACGCGGGAGCTGCCCCAGGTCGACGCCGAGGCGGTCGCCCGGCGGCGGCCGCGGCCGGACTGGGCCGAGGAGACGCCCCTCGACGACCTGCCGACCCTGGCGGACGAACTGCTGGGCCCGCGCGAGGACGGCGACGGGCCCGACGACGGCGAGGGCAGGGGCCGGCGACGCTGAGCCGAACCTCGTGTCGGCACGGGGGCCGAGACTTCCCCCATGCCGAAGAGGTCCGGCCCGCGCCCCGGAGGCGGCCGCCCGCGTGGGGCTCGGAGGCGGCCGTCGGCGTGGGGGCTCGTCGGAGCCGCCCGCCGCGTTGTCGGTGGTGCCCCGCACAATGGTTCTCGCATCACGAACCATGACGAAAATGACGACATGACGAGAGGGCGGCGTGACCCATGAGCGTGTGGGACGACCTCGTCGGGCAGGAGCGCGTCAGTGACCAGCTGAGCGCCGCTGCCCGGGACGCCGACGCCCTGGTCACCGCGGCCACCACGGGCGCGCCGCCGCCGGAGGCGTCGAAGATGACGCACGCGTGGCTGTTCACCGGACCGCCCGGCGCGGGGACCACGCAGACGGCACGGGCCTTCGCCGCCGCCCTCCAGTGCGTGAGCCCCGACCGCGCCGTCGGCGGAGTCCCGGGCTGCGGCTTCTGCGACGGCTGTCACACGGCGCTGATCGGCACCCACGCCGACGTCAACACGGTCGCCGCCGTGGGCACGCAGATCCTCGCCGACGACATGCGGGACACCGTGCGCAAGTCGTTCACCGCCCCGGCGACCGGCCGCTGGCAGGTGATCCTCGTCGAGGACGCCGAGCGGCTGAACGAGAAGTCCGCCAACGCCGTGCTGAAGGCCGTCGAGGAGCCCGCCCCGCGCACGGTCTGGCTGCTGTGCGCCCCCTCGGTCGAGGACGTCCTGCCCACGATCCGCTCCCGCTGCCGGCACGTGAACCTGCGCACACCGTCGGTGGACGCCGTGGCCGACATGCTCGTACGCCGGGAGGGCGTCGAACCCGCCGTCGCGGCCT of the Streptomyces sp. NBC_01788 genome contains:
- a CDS encoding DNA polymerase III subunit delta', which translates into the protein MSVWDDLVGQERVSDQLSAAARDADALVTAATTGAPPPEASKMTHAWLFTGPPGAGTTQTARAFAAALQCVSPDRAVGGVPGCGFCDGCHTALIGTHADVNTVAAVGTQILADDMRDTVRKSFTAPATGRWQVILVEDAERLNEKSANAVLKAVEEPAPRTVWLLCAPSVEDVLPTIRSRCRHVNLRTPSVDAVADMLVRREGVEPAVAASAARATQGHIERARRLATDPAARERRATVLKLPLRVDEIGGCLRAAQELVDAAADDAKALAEEMDAKEAEELKTALGATQGGRLPRGTAGVMKDLEDKQKRRRTRTQRDSLDLALTDLTGLYRDVLALQLGSRVAIANADVEDTLERLARDGSPESTLRRIEAIAACRDALDRNVAPLLAVEAMTMALRAG